Part of the Penicillium digitatum chromosome 4, complete sequence genome is shown below.
CCATAATCTTGATGTCTGACGAATGAAGTGCATTTATTTTGTCTTTTGAAGAATCAAAATTTCGGACATTCCTAGCAGTAACTCCCATCCTTCCCAGCTGAAAGATAGGGAAAGCTAGATTTTTATCTGACCTCAAGATACAGGCACTGGCCAAACACTATGGCCGATGGGCCTTTGCTCAAGGGTCGCAATAGCAGTAATCATTAACATCCACGGCTTAGGTCGAATTGTTGACGCCAATAATTAGCTCACATAAGCATTACGTGGACAAATTAGTAAGTCTCCTACACACTTCCAGATACATCCATGGACGATTATGGAACCAGGTAGGGACAAGTCTCATCGACCCTGTAAGATGAAACGGGAGAGCCGCTGGCGAGATTTGACCAATCAGCGGCCAAAGGTTTGGGGCGGCTCCCACCAAGAGATCCACCAGGGCGGCTCCGATGTGGGGACATGCAGGAGCACCAAATCTTTATCTAGATATATAAACGGCTGGATCTCTGTCTTCTTCCCTCAATTCAACATCAATCCCAAATCACCACATTTGATCCCTCTTTGACTATAATAAAACCTCAGAATGGTTAACCCTTCAATTGTCATTGTGCCAGGTGCATGGCACCAACCTGCACACTTCGAAGGCCTCATCCATGACCTTGCAAAGGTCAACTACGATGCAGAGGCTGTGACAATGCCTTCGGTGAACTCCAACCCTCCACTGCCCAGCTGGGAGAAGGACGCGCAGGCTGTGCGACAAGTGATTCTGACCAGACTGGATGCCGGAAAGGATGTAATTGTCCTGGCACATTCGTTTGGCGGCGTCGCCATGTCGGAGGCAGCGAAGGGTCTAGGAAAGAAGGAACGAGATGCACAGGGCTTGAAAGGCGGTATAATCAAGCTGGTCTACATGTGCGCGATGGCGTTGCCGGAAGGCCAGACCCATTTCGGTCAGTTGGTCCCGCAGACgcccgaggaagaagagatccAGCGTCAGCGCAAGGAGTTCGAAGAAAAGTTCGGTGGACCGGATGTATCAGCGGTATGGACGTGAATCTTCCCTTTCATATCCTCAAAGCTAATCTATCGACAGGATGGAGTAATCACACTCCCGAAGGACCTCGTCCACCTCATGCTTTATAACCGTTGCGACCAGAAGGATGTCGAAAGGGCTGTGGGGCTCCTGGGAACATTCCCCGTGGGCCCGTTTACCGTTCCTGTCACATACACCGCGTACCGTGAAATTCCAAGCACATACATTGTCTGCAAAAACGACCACGCAGTGGAGGAAGCGTATCAGCGAAGGATGATTGCGCAAGGCGAGGGCTGTTTTGAGGTTGAGGAATGCGAGGAGGGCCATTCCCCATTTTTGAGTAACCCGGGCTTTATTGTCGATTGTGTTCGTAGGGCAGCCGGAGAGAAGGTCTAAGCATGTCGACTAAGCCTTGTCGCCCTTTCTGTGTGCCCATCGAATACTGTGTTGCATTTCGTGGTTGAAAATAAGGGGTTGAACCCCGGGAAATATACAGATCAAATGGTAGATAACTGCGTATGATGTATAAAGATTAGCCAGATTATCCAATATTATTCCAGGTCAAGTTAGAGCCATGCACATTCATTCCAAGCTTCATCATACCGGTGCATACCATAGTTGTAAACCTAGTTTTCTATCGGTTATTCAATAGTAGCACCGGGCCTGGTAGGTATATCATATTTTGGTTTTGATTAATGTTTAAAATTGTTGCCTCCAACTTCAGACGTCATTAAAGGAGTGGAGGTGTGCGCGAAAGTGCATGGGCCATTTTGGAATTATATAAAGGGGGCCGGGTGGTTGCTGCTTGGATTTGCCTGAAGATGCCTGAATCCATGTTCTACACCGTTGTCGACACCGCTCTTTACCACGGGCTCATTCataattttttttgccgGCCTGGAATCAGGCACATTCAGGCAGCATCCACCGAAATTATTTGACCTGATGCTGTGAACCTTCGCAGGCGCGGAACGGAGAATCAATTCAGCCGCGCCGTCCCTCGGGAATAACACAATTCAGCGGACACTCCCTTGTCTTGTAGCTATCATGTAGATACGGAATGCCGGGTGATCTCAATTCTTCAAAGGCATCAACATCTCCCGCGAATCCACCGCGGCGCCAAAACACAAGTTGTGACCAATGCAGACGTTCGAAGCGACGCTGTGTGGTGCAGTCGGGTCCAGACGGAATTCCCGATGCGATCTGCCAAAATTGCAAACGTCTGAGACGCCAATGTACATTCGAATTCGCTATAGCCCAGTCCAGTCCCTTCTCTCGCAAACGACCAAAGCGAAACTGCGGGGAACCTATAATATCAACGAGGCAAAATGAATATAACGACTTTGATGCAACACCCGAGGAAGTCGTTGGCAGCCCGAGCAATCGATTTGATGCTACCTCCATCGCTGACCAAGATGTTCTAGCGGCTTGGTTGAATCTCGACTATGATGAGATCGTCGCGGATAGCGTCAACTTGTTTTCAACAAACTTTGGGCCTTCCAACTCATTCACTGCGCTTCGTTCGGAGGACAAAGCGCTGGAGGAGAGCCAGCTTGAGGGTCAACGTACAGATCTCACGTCTCATCTGACTTGCTTGCACGGGGGACAAAAACTCGAATCAAATCGTCACCGACCAACAATTGGCCTTTCATTCAATAGTCCTATCAACCTGCTGAATTCTGGAATAGATGCAAATATATTGGGTGATCGTCTCGCTCGGATTTACGAAGCAATAGCTACAGCCAGTGCGTTGAGGGTTTTGGACTATGACTGCAATCTTTACGCGACTATGAGTCGCTACCGGTTGAAGAACAGTGACTCAGGGAGCTCAAATGGATCGGCAACTTCAGCAATGGATCCAATCCCTATCACACCCCGATTTTCTCTTCCGGTATCGTCAAAAGCAATCCCTTATGAGATTTCCTTGTTGGGAAGTGTTCGGTTCCTTGATCATCTGGGTGGCCTCTATGGCAATCGACTGAATTCGGCCGCGCGGAAGAAATCAGATGAGACTTTCAATGCGGTTCTTCGCGCATTCTCAATGCAATGGTTGCCAAGCTCGTCTTCCTTTGAAGCAAGCTTGGCTCATGATGACTTTTCTCGAAATCCAAAGTCTGGAGAGGCAGGAGATGACTTTTCCTTGAACGCTTTCATTGATGCTTGGGTACGAGCAAGATCACTTCTCAGCGACGCAAAAGATATTCGGTCATTTCGAGTTGTATTGGCAACACTCCTGTTTGTTGGTATTGTTACACCTACTAAAATAATGGACAGAGAGGATCTTGTACCAAACCACTTCCTAGACATAGCTTTACAAAAGTTATTCTACTTGGATGGACTCGTCACTCAATACTGTGCGAACCTGGGACCATCATCCACATATAGCGCTTTAGCTGAAGGAAGTTTAAACATCGTCCGGTGGACTGCGTATATCCGTGACACAGGCGCAGCGTTAGCGATGGATTGGCAATGCAAACTTCCAGATCTATGGCGTACTACAAAAGGTTAGTGTTCTTTGAATGAGAAATCTAGACTTTGTGGCAACTGA
Proteins encoded:
- a CDS encoding alpha/beta-hydrolase produces the protein MVNPSIVIVPGAWHQPAHFEGLIHDLAKVNYDAEAVTMPSVNSNPPLPSWEKDAQAVRQVILTRLDAGKDVIVLAHSFGGVAMSEAAKGLGKKERDAQGLKGGIIKLVYMCAMALPEGQTHFGQLVPQTPEEEEIQRQRKEFEEKFGGPDVSADGVITLPKDLVHLMLYNRCDQKDVERAVGLLGTFPVGPFTVPVTYTAYREIPSTYIVCKNDHAVEEAYQRRMIAQGEGCFEVEECEEGHSPFLSNPGFIVDCVRRAAGEKV
- a CDS encoding Fungal transcriptional regulatory protein, N-terminal; this encodes MPGDLNSSKASTSPANPPRRQNTSCDQCRRSKRRCVVQSGPDGIPDAICQNCKRLRRQCTFEFAIAQSSPFSRKRPKRNCGEPIISTRQNEYNDFDATPEEVVGSPSNRFDATSIADQDVLAAWLNLDYDEIVADSVNLFSTNFGPSNSFTALRSEDKALEESQLEGQRTDLTSHLTCLHGGQKLESNRHRPTIGLSFNSPINLLNSGIDANILGDRLARIYEAIATASALRVLDYDCNLYATMSRYRLKNSDSGSSNGSATSAMDPIPITPRFSLPVSSKAIPYEISLLGSVRFLDHLGGLYGNRLNSAARKKSDETFNAVLRAFSMQWLPSSSSFEASLAHDDFSRNPKSGEAGDDFSLNAFIDAWVRARSLLSDAKDIRSFRVVLATLLFVGIVTPTKIMDREDLVPNHFLDIALQKLFYLDGLVTQYCANLGPSSTYSALAEGSLNIVRWTAYIRDTGAALAMDWQCKLPDLWRTTKVFSGKEAVAALAVSQNILELNINVQPICRKASAETFILWRQIIKIKTAANQEHGTAKERCSSTIEATNLSMAAVREFSESFQPFILQCIRNFHCLSTCPRISLVSLVMFWSLGVFLLAEVFERVTKDLDASIEQEIGPAVWEYQRDAASCVAQVVECVLSLPAEEAFNLQNGLGAEVPLTAYHVTPSLAITALQRAIESVIDLQLHSCSDDHSSKDDTQFLIPDGIWDRKIDILMKGLMSLDVTIGGSQTCGVALKELMHKYGDILSECWTSGYDS